A single window of Gossypium hirsutum isolate 1008001.06 chromosome A10, Gossypium_hirsutum_v2.1, whole genome shotgun sequence DNA harbors:
- the LOC107897148 gene encoding protein maph-9, whose protein sequence is MPNSFRTLSKTLTRSFSTKSSHQNHHQKTHKYLDPNSLLGSWKTPNNPKEAEKKLALLRRDYAKQVKNVRKEYIHEMELLRLEKLRKEEARKEAIRVANEERKRLKAEAARVRAQERIVAEEEFRQTLLKERAEKLENWRMKQTLHENKKKEAKDLVRRRSSMWIEEQELESKIFSAIVF, encoded by the exons ATGCCGAACTCTTTCAGGACCCTCTCCAAAACCCTCACCCGCTCATTCTCCACCAAATCATCCCACCAGAACCACCACCAGAAAACCCACAAATATTTAGATCCCAACTCCTTGTTGGGCAGCTGGAAGACCCCCAACAACCCCAAAGAGGCCGAGAAGAAACTCGCCCTGTTGCGACGAGACTACGCCAAGCAAGTAAAAAATGTACGCAAGGAGTACATCCACGAGATGGAGTTGTTGCGTCTTGAGAAGCTCAGAAAAGAAGAGGCTAGGAAAGAGGCTATACGAGTTGCTAATGAGGAGCGTAAAAGGCTTAAGGCTGAGGCTGCTAGGGTTAGAGCTCAAGAGCGTATCGTTGCTGAAGAAGAGTTTCGACAAACCCTG TTGAAAGAAAGAGCAGAAAAGCTtgaaaattggagaatgaaacaaACGCTACATGAGAATAAGAAGAAAGAGGCGAAAGATCTAGTGCGTAGAAGAAGTTCCATGTGGATTGAAGAACAGGAATTGGAGAGTAAGATCTTTAGTGCCATTGTTTTTTAA
- the LOC107897147 gene encoding alkaline ceramidase — protein sequence MEGGLSSFWGPVTAAEWCEKNYVYSSYIAEFFNTISNVPCILLALIGLINALRQRFEKRFSVLHVSNMILAIGSMLYHSTLQHMQQQGDETPMVWEMLLYFYILYSPDWHYRSTMPTFLFLYGVGFAIVHALLRFGIGFKVHYVILCLLCIPRMYKYYIYTEDASAKRLAKLYVATLFLGSICWLADRLFCKEISSWYFNPQGHALWHVLMGFSSYFANTFLMFCRAQQREWDPKVVHFLGFFPYVKIQKPKSQ from the exons ATGGAAGGTGGATTGTCTAGCTTCTGGGGTCCTGTCACAGCTGCTGAGTGGTGTGAGAAAAACTATGTTTACTCATCTTACATTGCAGAGTTTTTCAACACAATATCCAATGTCCCATGTATTCTTTTGGCACTCATTGGCCTTATAAATGCGTTAAGACAACGATTTGAGAAGAGATTTAGTGTCCTTCACGTATCTAACATGATACTTGCCATTGGAAGCATGCTATACCATTCCACACTGCAACATAT gCAACAGCAAGGTGATGAAACACCGATGGTATGGGAAATGCTTCTATACTTTTACATCCTCTACTCACCAGATTGGCACTATCGAAGCACAATGCCTACTTTCCTGTTCCTTTATGGAGTTGGATTTGCAATAGTCCATGCTCTCTTACGCTTTGGAATTGGCTTCAAGGTGCATTATGTCATTCTCTGCCTTCTCTGCATCCCTCGCATGTACAAATACTACATCTACACTGAAGATGCCTCTGCAAAGCGACTAGCAAAGTTATATGTAGCAACATTATTCCTGGGGAGTATTTGTTGGCTTGCCGACAGGTTGTTCTGCAAGGAGATATCTAGTTGGTACTTCAACCCTCAGGGTCATGCGCTTTGGCATGTCTTGATGGGCTTCAGTTCATATTTCGCCAACACATTTCTGATGTTTTGTCGTGCTCAGCAGCGAGAATGGGACCCAAAAGTTGTTCACTTCTTGGGATTTTTCCCATACGTTAAGATTCAAAAACCAAAGAGCCAGTAA